A window of the Falco biarmicus isolate bFalBia1 chromosome 10, bFalBia1.pri, whole genome shotgun sequence genome harbors these coding sequences:
- the TCF15 gene encoding transcription factor 15, with protein MAFTMLRPVAARVLYPDISILSEDEENRSESDTSDQSFGCCEGTEARRKLPRKPGPMVMVKQRQAANARERDRTQSVNTAFTALRTLIPTEPVDRKLSKIETLRLASSYISHLANVLLLGEGCEDGQPCFSAIYGAKGDLDSKQPRSICTFCLSNQRKGGGRRDLGGNCLKVRGVTPLRVSRR; from the exons ATGGCCTTCACCATGCTGCGTCCCGTGGCTGCCCGTGTGCTCTACCCCGACATCAGCATCCTCTCGGAGGACGAGGAGAACCGGAGCGAGAGCGACACGTCGGACCAGTCGTTCGGCTGCTGCGAGGGCACCGAGGCTCGCCGCAAGCTGCCGCGGAAACCGGGCCCGATGGTGATGGTGAAGCAGAGGCAGGCGGCCAACGCACGGGAGCGGGACCGGACCCAGAGCGTCAACACGGCCTTCACTGCCCTGCGGACCCTCATCCCAACTGAGCCGGTGGATCGGAAGCTGTCCAAGATCGAGACCCTCCGCCTGGCCTCCAGCTACATCTCCCACCTGGCCAACGTGCTGCTTCTGGGCGAGGGCTGCGAGGACGGGCAGCCCTGTTTCAGTGCTATCTACGGGGCCAAGGGTGACCTGGACAGCAAGCAGCCCCGCAGCATCTGCACCTTCTGCCTCAGCAACCAGCGGAAAGGG GGTGGCCGGAGGGACCTCGGGGGCAACTGCCTGAAGGTGCGGGGAGTGACCCCCCTGCGAGTGTCACGGAGATGA